The nucleotide window TTTCGACGACGACCCGGAACTGGCCGTGGCCGTGCTCACCGGCGCCGGGGGCAGCTTCTGCTCCGGCGCGGATCTCAACGGCATCTCGGAGGGGCGCGGCAATCGCGTGGGGCTCGACGGCGACGGCCCGATGGGCCCGACCCGGATGCTGCTGTCCAAGCCGGTGATCGCCGCGGTGGAGGGGTATGCGGTGGCGGGCGGCCTGGAGCTCGCGATCTGGTGCGACCTGCGGGTCGCGGCGCGCGACGCGGTGTTCGGCGTGTACTGCCGGCGGTGGGGTGTGCCCCTCGTCGACGGCGGCACGGTTCGCCTGCCGCGCTTGATCGGTCACAGTCATGCGCTCGACCTGATCCTCACCGGCCGGGGGGTGAGCGGTGACGAGGCCCGGGCGATGGGATTGGTGAACCGGCTCACCCCGCACGGGGAAGCGCTGGCGCAGGCCGTCGCGCTGGCCGGCGAGATGGCCCGGTTCCCACAGCGATGCCTGCGGGGCGACCGGCAGTCCTCCTACGAGCAGTGGGACCTGAGCCTCGCGGAGGCGCTGCGCAACGAGACCGAGATCGGGCGCGGGGTGATCGCGTCCGGTGAGACCCGTGAGGGCGCGAGCAGATTCGCGGCCGGGGCGGGAAGACACGGCGCCGGGAGCACGGGCCCGATCCCCGACGGGGACGGTCGGGCCGGCTGGGGCAACTAGCGTTCCGCTGTATGTGTGGCCGGTTCGTGGCAGCGTCACCGCCGGATGAGATCGCCCGCTACTTCGGCGCCGAGGCTCCCGAGGCGCTGCTCGAGGCCAGCTACAACGTGGCTCCGACCAACGACGTGTACGCGGTGCTCGAGGACGGGACGACTCGGCGGGTGGAGACCCTCCACTGGGGGTTGGTGCCTCGCTGGGCGAAGGACCCGTCGATCGGCAACCGGCTGATCAACGCCAGGGCCGAGACCCTGGCGGAGAAGAACGCCTTCAAGCACGCCTACCGCATGCGCCGCTGCATCATCCCCGCGGACGGGTTCTACGAGTGGCGCCCGGAGCGGGGCGAGAAGCGGAAGCAGCCCTACTACGTCCGCCGCGCCGACGGCGAGCCGATGGCCTTCGCCGGCCTGTGGGAGCTCTGGCGCAACCCGGAGAACCCGGACGAGCAGCTCCGCTCGTGCTGCATCATCACCGGTGAACCGAACGAGAAGGTCCGCCCCATCCACGACCGGATGCCGGTGATCCTCCCCGAACGCGCCTGGGACATCTGGCTCGACCCCGCCGAGCACGACCTCGAGACCCTCGGCAAGCTCCTGGTACCGGCCCCGGCCTCGCTGATCGAGCTGTACCCGGTGAGCCGCGAGGTCAACAACGTGCGCAACAAGGGCCGCAAGCTCATCGATCCCGTCGAGACCCGAGGCACGATGCGTTGACCGCGACCCTCCGGCGACGCGTCGACAACGTCGTGCTCAGGTGGCAGGCCCGTCTCGACAGCGAGTGGGTCGACCGGGTGCTCCCGTGGCTGCTGTCCGCCGGGTTGTTCCTCTGGCTGGCGGCTCTCGCGTTGGCGAAGGCTCGCTCGCTCGACGGGACCGTGGACCTTGCCGCCTACACCCAGGCCGCCTGGAACATCCGTGAGGGGCACGAGCCGGTCATGACGGTGACCAACGGGTCACACGTCCTGGCCCAGCAAGCGGCGTTCCTCTTCTACCCGATCGTCGGCGTCACCTACTTGACGACCATCATCCCCGGTCTGCTGCTGGTCCAGGCCGCAGCGCTCGCGCTCGGGATCGTTCCGCTGTGGCGCATCGGCAGGAGGCTGGCGAACCTGCGGGTGGGCGCGGTGGCCACCCTGGCGTTCGTCTACGGGGTGTACCCCACGATGCACAACCTCAACCTGGCCGGATTCGACCCTGCGGTCATCGCTCTTCCGGCTCTGCTCGCCGCGTGCTACTTCGGGCTCACCGGCCGCTGGCGCTGGTTCGCCGCCTGCTGCGTGGTGGTGGTGGGCGCACGCGCCGATCTGGCCCTCGCCGTCGCCGGTCTCGGCGCGCTGCTGGCGGTCGAGGGCCACCGCCGCCAGGGTCTGGTCACGACCGTCGCTGCGCTCGCCTGGACGGTGGTGGCCGCGCTGGTCGTCCAGCCTGCGTTCGGGCACGGCGCCTTCCCGCACCTGGATGCCTTCGCGGCGTTCGGCGACACCCCGGCCAGCGCCCTGTGGGGAATGGTGACCCACCCCGTCGAGGTGTTGAGCCGGCTGGTCAGCGAGCAGAACTTCAACCTCGCCGTCACGCTGTTCGCGCCCGTCGTGTTCCTGCCGGTCTTGGCACCCCGGTATCTGCTGTCGGTCCTCCCGCTGCAGACCCTCTACCTGGTGGCGGACGTCCCGACCGAGGCCGTGTTCGGGAAGCAGACCATCGCCATCACCGCCTTCATCTTCCTCGCCACCGCGATGGCGCTCCACCGCCTCGGCCGCATGGGGGTGGAGAAGATCACCGTCGACCCCCGGTTGCTCGGGGCGCTGCTGCTCGCGGGCACGGTGTTCTTCGTCCGTGACGCGGCCAGTTCACCGTATCGGGAGCCGTGGGACTGGGGCGGCCAGGACGAGGTGGACGCCGTCCGGCTCCGCGCCCGCGATCTCATCCCGCCGGAGGCCTCCGTACGAGCGTCCCGATCGATGCTGCAGGTCCTGGCCGAACGGCCGGTGCTGTACCAGCTCGAGCAGGGGGACCGGCCCGACCCGGTGCGCGCGGGCCAGGATGTCGACGTCGTGGTCCTCGACGAGCGGGAGGTCCCGGGCTGGGATGCGGTCGACCGGCGCGTGTTCCGGTTGGGGATGCAGACCGGGGGGTTCGAGGTGGTGCTCGACGATCACGACATCGCGGTGTTCGAGCGGCGTGGGCCACCCCGTTGAGCGAGCTCAGCCCAGATGGGTCGTCCCCAGGCCTTCGCGCAGCCGCTCCGCCGCCGAGTCCAGCGCTGCCGGATCGGGTGCGGGATCCGCGTTCGCGAAGTCGAGGTCGTGGACGCCGTCGATGGGCACGACGTGGAGGTGAACATGTGGCACCTCGAGCCCCGCGATCATGAGTCCCACCTTCACTGGTTGGAACACCTGCTGCTGCACCGCCGCGATGCGCTTGGCGACGAGCAGCAGGTGGGCGGCCAGGTCGTCGTCGAGGTCGATCCAATGGTCGACCTCCTCGATGGGGACGACCAGGGTGTGGCCCTCACGGAGGGG belongs to Rhabdothermincola sediminis and includes:
- a CDS encoding HIT family protein, yielding MATIFTRIIDGELPGRFVWRDERCVGFLSINPLREGHTLVVPIEEVDHWIDLDDDLAAHLLLVAKRIAAVQQQVFQPVKVGLMIAGLEVPHVHLHVVPIDGVHDLDFANADPAPDPAALDSAAERLREGLGTTHLG
- a CDS encoding crotonase/enoyl-CoA hydratase family protein, which gives rise to MGTEQAAGTSGSVRYEPAPPIVVITIDRPEVRNAVDRPTAEALASAFRRFDDDPELAVAVLTGAGGSFCSGADLNGISEGRGNRVGLDGDGPMGPTRMLLSKPVIAAVEGYAVAGGLELAIWCDLRVAARDAVFGVYCRRWGVPLVDGGTVRLPRLIGHSHALDLILTGRGVSGDEARAMGLVNRLTPHGEALAQAVALAGEMARFPQRCLRGDRQSSYEQWDLSLAEALRNETEIGRGVIASGETREGASRFAAGAGRHGAGSTGPIPDGDGRAGWGN
- a CDS encoding DUF2079 domain-containing protein, encoding MTATLRRRVDNVVLRWQARLDSEWVDRVLPWLLSAGLFLWLAALALAKARSLDGTVDLAAYTQAAWNIREGHEPVMTVTNGSHVLAQQAAFLFYPIVGVTYLTTIIPGLLLVQAAALALGIVPLWRIGRRLANLRVGAVATLAFVYGVYPTMHNLNLAGFDPAVIALPALLAACYFGLTGRWRWFAACCVVVVGARADLALAVAGLGALLAVEGHRRQGLVTTVAALAWTVVAALVVQPAFGHGAFPHLDAFAAFGDTPASALWGMVTHPVEVLSRLVSEQNFNLAVTLFAPVVFLPVLAPRYLLSVLPLQTLYLVADVPTEAVFGKQTIAITAFIFLATAMALHRLGRMGVEKITVDPRLLGALLLAGTVFFVRDAASSPYREPWDWGGQDEVDAVRLRARDLIPPEASVRASRSMLQVLAERPVLYQLEQGDRPDPVRAGQDVDVVVLDEREVPGWDAVDRRVFRLGMQTGGFEVVLDDHDIAVFERRGPPR
- a CDS encoding SOS response-associated peptidase — its product is MCGRFVAASPPDEIARYFGAEAPEALLEASYNVAPTNDVYAVLEDGTTRRVETLHWGLVPRWAKDPSIGNRLINARAETLAEKNAFKHAYRMRRCIIPADGFYEWRPERGEKRKQPYYVRRADGEPMAFAGLWELWRNPENPDEQLRSCCIITGEPNEKVRPIHDRMPVILPERAWDIWLDPAEHDLETLGKLLVPAPASLIELYPVSREVNNVRNKGRKLIDPVETRGTMR